A genomic region of Oryza glaberrima chromosome 1, OglaRS2, whole genome shotgun sequence contains the following coding sequences:
- the LOC127760739 gene encoding uncharacterized protein LOC127760739 isoform X1 encodes MDLPSPPLQPQQAPPPTTAVFIGSSMPARRAHMEDGICPVNKRRRLALSPCAEVYNSKRIRSQWVDFQSLPEDILSRIMSKLTLKQAVQMSMVSSVFRRAWIFHPDLLFGTEELFGTSDRQLRALSTNGFIDTINFVLRKHSGLGVSDFGVKFELWKEHARDIDGWVSFAIASKARVLVLNFSPYIGLRENSYSFPCHLFNDRNGSHFKVLQLDTVTFGPTPDFCGFANLTMLTLKHVLVLDNFQYFLPKCPALEWLEILMCSQLHNLHVSEPLPRLEFLRVQGCAINKIELHAPKLTTFEYRGCFKVIIALHKCLKLKTASIASHIEDNLEYVFTGLPNGLPHVERLHVKVFVRTQIPGFTQPPLKFINLRHLIMRITFGSAKRFGKNAVLQLAYLLEAAPLLVDLHLDMTCADICEDPPARDVIIHRPYYNLKRACMTGFNGNGGQIALVRFILRNAVKLEKMTIVPKGRRTGKMMGEYELSLRMIRKKIVPKDRNGVLVIL; translated from the exons ATGGATCTCCCGTCTCCTCCACTACAGCCACagcaggcgccgccgcccaccaccgcag TCTTCATAGGTAGTAGCATGCCAGCCAGAAGAGCACACATGGAGGATGGGATCTGTCCAGTAAACAAAAGGAGGAGATTGGCGCTCAGCCCATGTGCTGAAGTATATAACAGCAAGCGGATAAGATCACAATGGGTTGATTTTCAATCTCTCCCTGAG GACATTCTGTCAAGGATAATGTCAAAACTAACATTGAAGCAAGCTGTTCAGATGAGCATGGTATCGAGTGTGTTCAGAAGAGCTTGGATTTTCCATCCTGATCTTCTTTTTGGCACTGAAGAATTGTTTGGAACTTCTGATCGACAGTTGAGAGCGCTGAGCACCAATGGGTTTATTGACACAATCAATTTTGTCTTGAGGAAACACAGTGGTCTAGGAGTGAGTGATTTTGGTGTGAAGTTTGAGCTGTGGAAGGAGCATGCACGTGACATTGATGGATGGGTTTCCTTTGCTATTGCATCGAAAGCAAGGGTTCTCGTCCTGAACTTTTCTCCATATATAGGATTGCGAGAAAACAGTTACAGCTTTCCATGTCATCTTTTCAATGACAGAAATGGATCCCACTTTAAGGTTCTTCAACTTGATACTGTTACTTTTGGCCCAACTCCTGACTTTTGTGGCTTTGCTAATCTTACAATGCTTACTTTGAAGCATGTGCTTGTATTGGACAACTTCCAGTACTTCTTACCGAAATGCCCTGCCCTAGAATGGTTGGAAATCCTAATGTGCTCCCAGCTACATAATTTGCATGTTTCTGAACCATTGCCGCGGCTGGAATTTTTGCGTGTACAAGGTTGTGCGATTAACAAGATTGAGCTCCATGCCCCCAAACTCACCACATTTGAGTATAGAGGTTGTTTTAAAGTGATTATTGCACTTCACAAATGCTTGAAGCTTAAGACTGCAAGCATTGCGTCTCATATTGAGGACAACCTTGAGTATGTTTTCACTGGGCTTCCAAATGGATTACCTCATGTTGAGAGACTACATGTGAAAGTGTTTGTGAGGACTCAG ATACCTGGATTTACACAGCCCCCTCTTAAATTTATCAATTTAAGGCATCTGATCATGAGGATAACCTTTGGAAGTGCTAAACGTTTTGGAAAAAATGCAGTTCTGCAGCTAGCATATCTTTTGGAAGCTGCTCCTTTGTTAGTGGACCTTCATTTGGAT ATGACGTGTGCAGATATTTGTGAGGACCCCCCTGCTAGGGACGTGATTATACATCGCCCCTACTACAATCTCAAGAGAGCTTGCATGACCGGATTTAATGGTAATGGAGGTCAAATTGCCCTAGTAAGATTTATCCTCAGGAATGCAGTAAAATTGGAGAAAATGACTATAGTTCCAAAAGGGAGAAGAACGGGCAAAATGATGGGAGAATACGAATTAAGCCTTAGAATGatcaggaaaaaaattgttccaaAAGACAGGAACGGTGTACTCGTAATTTTGTAG
- the LOC127760739 gene encoding uncharacterized protein LOC127760739 isoform X2 gives MDLPSPPLQPQQAPPPTTAGSSMPARRAHMEDGICPVNKRRRLALSPCAEVYNSKRIRSQWVDFQSLPEDILSRIMSKLTLKQAVQMSMVSSVFRRAWIFHPDLLFGTEELFGTSDRQLRALSTNGFIDTINFVLRKHSGLGVSDFGVKFELWKEHARDIDGWVSFAIASKARVLVLNFSPYIGLRENSYSFPCHLFNDRNGSHFKVLQLDTVTFGPTPDFCGFANLTMLTLKHVLVLDNFQYFLPKCPALEWLEILMCSQLHNLHVSEPLPRLEFLRVQGCAINKIELHAPKLTTFEYRGCFKVIIALHKCLKLKTASIASHIEDNLEYVFTGLPNGLPHVERLHVKVFVRTQIPGFTQPPLKFINLRHLIMRITFGSAKRFGKNAVLQLAYLLEAAPLLVDLHLDMTCADICEDPPARDVIIHRPYYNLKRACMTGFNGNGGQIALVRFILRNAVKLEKMTIVPKGRRTGKMMGEYELSLRMIRKKIVPKDRNGVLVIL, from the exons ATGGATCTCCCGTCTCCTCCACTACAGCCACagcaggcgccgccgcccaccaccgcag GTAGTAGCATGCCAGCCAGAAGAGCACACATGGAGGATGGGATCTGTCCAGTAAACAAAAGGAGGAGATTGGCGCTCAGCCCATGTGCTGAAGTATATAACAGCAAGCGGATAAGATCACAATGGGTTGATTTTCAATCTCTCCCTGAG GACATTCTGTCAAGGATAATGTCAAAACTAACATTGAAGCAAGCTGTTCAGATGAGCATGGTATCGAGTGTGTTCAGAAGAGCTTGGATTTTCCATCCTGATCTTCTTTTTGGCACTGAAGAATTGTTTGGAACTTCTGATCGACAGTTGAGAGCGCTGAGCACCAATGGGTTTATTGACACAATCAATTTTGTCTTGAGGAAACACAGTGGTCTAGGAGTGAGTGATTTTGGTGTGAAGTTTGAGCTGTGGAAGGAGCATGCACGTGACATTGATGGATGGGTTTCCTTTGCTATTGCATCGAAAGCAAGGGTTCTCGTCCTGAACTTTTCTCCATATATAGGATTGCGAGAAAACAGTTACAGCTTTCCATGTCATCTTTTCAATGACAGAAATGGATCCCACTTTAAGGTTCTTCAACTTGATACTGTTACTTTTGGCCCAACTCCTGACTTTTGTGGCTTTGCTAATCTTACAATGCTTACTTTGAAGCATGTGCTTGTATTGGACAACTTCCAGTACTTCTTACCGAAATGCCCTGCCCTAGAATGGTTGGAAATCCTAATGTGCTCCCAGCTACATAATTTGCATGTTTCTGAACCATTGCCGCGGCTGGAATTTTTGCGTGTACAAGGTTGTGCGATTAACAAGATTGAGCTCCATGCCCCCAAACTCACCACATTTGAGTATAGAGGTTGTTTTAAAGTGATTATTGCACTTCACAAATGCTTGAAGCTTAAGACTGCAAGCATTGCGTCTCATATTGAGGACAACCTTGAGTATGTTTTCACTGGGCTTCCAAATGGATTACCTCATGTTGAGAGACTACATGTGAAAGTGTTTGTGAGGACTCAG ATACCTGGATTTACACAGCCCCCTCTTAAATTTATCAATTTAAGGCATCTGATCATGAGGATAACCTTTGGAAGTGCTAAACGTTTTGGAAAAAATGCAGTTCTGCAGCTAGCATATCTTTTGGAAGCTGCTCCTTTGTTAGTGGACCTTCATTTGGAT ATGACGTGTGCAGATATTTGTGAGGACCCCCCTGCTAGGGACGTGATTATACATCGCCCCTACTACAATCTCAAGAGAGCTTGCATGACCGGATTTAATGGTAATGGAGGTCAAATTGCCCTAGTAAGATTTATCCTCAGGAATGCAGTAAAATTGGAGAAAATGACTATAGTTCCAAAAGGGAGAAGAACGGGCAAAATGATGGGAGAATACGAATTAAGCCTTAGAATGatcaggaaaaaaattgttccaaAAGACAGGAACGGTGTACTCGTAATTTTGTAG